The Dokdonia donghaensis DSW-1 DNA window CGCCTGCTCTCTACAATGTTTAGATTAATGAACACTTCTTTTTTTACAAGTATATTTTGCGAGATAATATACGATGGGTTTTCCATTCGTAGTTCGGCATTTTTTGCCTCTCGATTTATACCGTATTTCCAGCGTAGCTCTTTATTTTTTGGTGGTATGTTTACATATGAAGTACCACCTACTATGATAGAGCTATCACTTTGTAATGCTGTGAGATAGTTTTTAATAAATTGATCGTTGTCAATGAGAACATCTGCATCAAGAAATAGAAGCCAGTTATACTGTGCACTTTTAGCAAGCTTAGAGCGCGTTGCTGTTCTTCCTAGGTTGCTTTCATTTTTAAGAGTACGCACATTAGGTTGTGCAGTGAGTGCACTATTTTGTTCTTGGTATAAGGTTGAGGCATCATCACAAAAAATAAGTTCATAGACTACCCCTGCCTCTCGTGTCTGATCAAGGAGTGAGGTGACAAGTGCAGTAATACCTGTATTATATGTCGGGATAAGAATGGAAAGCATACCTACAGACGAAAATACAATATTAAGATGATGTATGCCTACGCTTATAAAAACGGTAGCCAGTAGCTTGTCTTGGTAAAAGGATTATACAGTCTTTTGTACAACCTCAAAAACTTTGTTACCGTCACACTTTAATGTCTTAGAAGGGTATTTAAGTAAAAGTGCATAGTCGTGTGTTGCCATAAGGATGGTATTGCCGTTTTTATTAATCTCCTGCAATACTTCCATAACCTCTACACTTGTTTGAGGATCTAAGTTACCTGTAGGCTCATCTGCCAGAATAAGTTCTGGGTCATTGAGCAAAGCACGAGCAATGGCGATACGTTGCTGCTCACCTCCAGATAGCTGGTAAGGATATTTAAAGCCTTTACTTTTCATCCCTA harbors:
- a CDS encoding glycosyltransferase family 2 protein, with amino-acid sequence MLSILIPTYNTGITALVTSLLDQTREAGVVYELIFCDDASTLYQEQNSALTAQPNVRTLKNESNLGRTATRSKLAKSAQYNWLLFLDADVLIDNDQFIKNYLTALQSDSSIIVGGTSYVNIPPKNKELRWKYGINREAKNAELRMENPSYIISQNILVKKEVFINLNIVESRRYGLDNIFSYQVYHQKITVLHIDNPIVHTGLEDNLIFLDKSLQAIDTLIHYEHSGSISRNFTSLQQAYQKLRKLRLDFVYPTIFSLFKLGIQNNIVSNRPSLFLFDLFRLNYYIKSRKNA